From the Gordonia bronchialis DSM 43247 genome, one window contains:
- a CDS encoding alanine racemase — translation MTGTPFLVVDDERLEANLARVADRARDAGVLVRPHAKTHKCVEIARRQIAHGAAGLTVATVGEAEVFAAVDEVREIFIAYPLWVTPAMAGRLISIARIVSLRVGIDSAEGARHLADSLHEAGDGGAPLEVVVEIDSGQHRTGTSPRVAGEVARAAVDAGLDVVGVFTFPGHSYGPGDTRARAADQEITALAEAAQGLRANGIEPRVRSGGSTPTVGFTGQLAAGVLTEIRPGVYPFNDAQQVEIGSCTFDDVALTSSSTVVHRNGSRIVVDAGSKILGADRPAWASGFGRLLEHPEARITALSEHHAVIDFPADAAVPALGSVVRVVPNHVCSAVNLVDELVVDDVRWPVAARGRNS, via the coding sequence GTGACCGGCACGCCCTTCCTCGTCGTCGACGATGAGCGTCTCGAGGCCAACCTGGCGCGGGTCGCCGACCGTGCCCGTGACGCCGGGGTCCTGGTCCGCCCCCATGCCAAGACCCACAAGTGTGTGGAGATCGCCCGACGCCAGATCGCGCACGGCGCAGCAGGATTGACCGTCGCCACCGTCGGTGAGGCCGAGGTCTTCGCCGCCGTCGACGAGGTGCGTGAGATCTTCATCGCCTATCCCCTGTGGGTGACCCCCGCCATGGCCGGCCGACTGATATCCATCGCCCGCATCGTCTCCCTGCGGGTCGGAATCGATTCCGCGGAAGGGGCACGCCACCTTGCCGATTCACTCCACGAGGCCGGCGACGGCGGAGCCCCGCTCGAGGTGGTCGTCGAGATCGATTCCGGCCAGCACCGCACCGGTACCTCCCCGCGGGTCGCGGGTGAGGTGGCCCGGGCCGCAGTAGACGCGGGACTCGACGTCGTCGGGGTCTTCACGTTCCCCGGCCACTCATACGGCCCGGGTGACACCCGGGCGCGGGCCGCCGACCAGGAGATCACCGCACTGGCCGAGGCCGCCCAAGGTCTGCGCGCCAACGGAATCGAACCCCGAGTGCGCAGCGGAGGTTCCACGCCGACGGTCGGGTTCACCGGGCAACTCGCCGCCGGCGTACTCACCGAGATCCGGCCCGGCGTGTATCCGTTCAACGACGCCCAGCAGGTCGAGATCGGCTCGTGCACCTTCGACGACGTGGCGCTCACCTCCTCCTCGACGGTGGTGCACCGCAACGGATCTCGCATCGTCGTCGATGCCGGGAGCAAGATCCTGGGTGCCGATCGCCCCGCCTGGGCCAGCGGATTCGGCCGGCTCCTCGAGCATCCCGAGGCGCGGATCACCGCACTCTCCGAACATCACGCCGTCATCGACTTCCCGGCCGACGCCGCAGTTCCCGCGCTGGGCAGTGTGGTGCGCGTGGTCCCCAACCACGTCTGCTCGGCGGTCAACCTCGTCGACGAACTCGTCGTCGACGACGTGCGCTGGCCGGTGGCCGCGCGGGGACGCAACAGTTGA
- a CDS encoding amidohydrolase family protein, translating into MNDEYARLVRRHDGRFLAYGALPLPHVDASLTEIDRIVDEFGFVGVSLPALLPGGTSLADRRFDPVWAALDEHSAIVNLHATGSGAMSRLLVDHGLVWVNGAPVEDAICVLHLLKADIPRRFPRVRFHVAHLAGDLPFLAQRLEDNFEDWGAFPESPLTALRRMWFDAANFHEPSLAMTVETLGEQQIMAGSDHPYFQGEKYVRAFDYIRTSRLSPTEIDAVLTGNANDLYRVVTKD; encoded by the coding sequence ATCAACGATGAGTACGCCCGGCTGGTGCGTCGTCACGACGGGCGATTCCTCGCCTACGGCGCGCTTCCGCTGCCGCATGTCGATGCGTCGCTGACCGAGATCGACCGCATCGTCGACGAGTTCGGTTTCGTCGGTGTCTCACTTCCCGCACTGCTGCCGGGTGGCACGTCACTCGCCGACCGGAGGTTCGACCCGGTCTGGGCGGCACTCGACGAGCATTCAGCCATTGTCAACCTCCACGCGACCGGTTCCGGCGCCATGTCACGACTGCTCGTCGATCACGGGCTGGTCTGGGTGAACGGGGCACCTGTCGAGGACGCGATCTGTGTGCTGCACCTACTCAAGGCCGACATTCCGCGTCGATTTCCGCGAGTCCGATTCCATGTGGCTCATCTGGCCGGAGACCTGCCGTTTCTGGCCCAGCGCTTGGAAGACAACTTCGAAGACTGGGGAGCGTTTCCGGAATCGCCGTTGACCGCTCTGCGGCGTATGTGGTTCGACGCGGCGAACTTCCACGAACCCTCGCTCGCGATGACGGTGGAAACCCTGGGCGAGCAACAAATCATGGCCGGCTCCGATCACCCGTATTTTCAGGGGGAGAAGTACGTCAGGGCATTTGACTACATCCGCACCTCACGCCTTTCGCCCACCGAGATCGATGCGGTGCTGACCGGGAACGCGAACGATCTCTATCGGGTTGTCACCAAGGATTGA
- a CDS encoding DNA polymerase Y family protein, with the protein MTQRTVTRRVLALWCPDWPATAAAADVDLSPELPIAVLSANRVIACSASARVLGVRRGMRKRQAQSTCPEMTLVAADEHRDARFFEPVAAVVAEVAPTLEVLRPGLVVVPGDRAVRYFGSEEALSEEMVDAVSTCGVESQVGIADELFTAVLAARRGHHVEPGGDRRYLADLPIAHLALEPSLSDPTRTELVDLLRRLGITTIGAFAALSAADVATRFSADAALAHRLANAQPGRVPSGRRHPVDMAVDHVCDPPVDRVDAAAFLGRQLADALHRRLLDASTACTRLTIEATTERGQRHSRTWRCAQPLTPEATADRVRWQLEGWLTGGRGAGVKPDSPIASLRLEPVELVDAGALQYGLTGAGLPGDQDTDDRAHRSLVRIQGILGGDAVKIPVLSGGRGPAEQITMVALGDERVPQHDPSAPWPGRLPQPAPAVLVDTEIIVLDGAGQPVSVSARGAFTTEPSTIRMATVGRHPAGRAMAWEVCWWAGPWPTGTDERGIIARAQVLLDDSRALLLCYRGGGWIVEGVYE; encoded by the coding sequence ATGACCCAGCGCACCGTCACGCGTCGGGTTCTGGCGCTCTGGTGTCCGGACTGGCCGGCCACCGCGGCTGCAGCCGACGTCGATCTGTCACCGGAGCTGCCCATTGCGGTGTTGTCGGCGAATCGGGTGATCGCCTGCTCGGCGTCGGCTCGGGTGCTGGGGGTCCGCCGGGGTATGCGTAAACGGCAGGCGCAGTCCACCTGTCCGGAGATGACCCTGGTGGCCGCCGACGAGCATCGCGATGCCCGATTCTTCGAGCCGGTCGCCGCCGTGGTGGCCGAGGTGGCACCCACCCTGGAGGTGCTACGTCCCGGACTGGTGGTGGTCCCCGGTGACCGGGCCGTCCGCTATTTCGGTAGTGAGGAGGCACTGTCGGAGGAGATGGTCGACGCGGTCTCGACGTGCGGTGTCGAATCCCAGGTGGGGATCGCCGACGAACTGTTCACCGCGGTGCTCGCCGCCCGACGCGGTCACCATGTCGAACCGGGTGGCGATCGCCGCTATCTCGCCGACCTGCCGATCGCGCATCTGGCCCTCGAGCCGAGCCTGAGCGATCCCACCCGCACCGAGCTGGTGGATCTGCTGCGTCGTCTCGGCATCACCACCATCGGCGCGTTTGCCGCGCTGTCGGCCGCGGATGTCGCGACGCGCTTCTCCGCGGACGCGGCGCTGGCGCACCGGCTGGCCAACGCGCAACCGGGGCGGGTGCCGTCGGGCCGGCGTCACCCGGTCGACATGGCCGTCGATCACGTCTGTGACCCGCCGGTCGATCGTGTCGATGCCGCGGCGTTCCTCGGACGTCAGCTAGCCGACGCCCTACACCGGCGCCTGCTCGACGCGTCGACGGCGTGCACGCGGCTGACCATCGAGGCGACCACCGAACGCGGACAACGGCATTCGCGTACCTGGCGATGTGCACAGCCACTGACCCCGGAGGCGACGGCCGATCGTGTCCGGTGGCAACTGGAGGGCTGGCTGACCGGTGGCCGCGGAGCCGGGGTGAAACCCGATTCGCCCATCGCCTCGCTGCGGCTGGAACCGGTGGAACTCGTCGATGCCGGTGCGCTGCAGTACGGACTCACCGGTGCCGGCTTGCCCGGCGATCAGGACACCGACGACCGCGCCCACCGGTCCCTGGTGCGCATCCAGGGCATCCTCGGCGGCGACGCCGTGAAGATCCCGGTACTCAGTGGCGGGCGGGGACCCGCCGAACAGATCACCATGGTGGCACTGGGGGATGAGCGGGTGCCGCAGCACGACCCGAGCGCCCCTTGGCCGGGCCGGTTGCCGCAACCCGCGCCCGCGGTGCTGGTGGATACCGAGATCATCGTTCTGGACGGTGCTGGGCAACCGGTGTCGGTGAGCGCCCGTGGCGCGTTCACCACCGAACCGTCGACGATTCGGATGGCCACGGTCGGACGCCATCCGGCGGGCCGCGCCATGGCATGGGAGGTGTGCTGGTGGGCCGGACCGTGGCCGACCGGGACCGACGAGCGCGGGATCATCGCCCGCGCCCAGGTTCTCCTCGACGACTCGCGGGCGTTGCTGCTGTGCTATCGAGGTGGTGGGTGGATCGTGGAGGGCGTGTACGAGTAA
- a CDS encoding Rv2578c family radical SAM protein, which yields MRWADQSVDADDGAFPGFARSGLVRSVRTPEFEGITFHEVLAKSALNRVPEASHLPFRFTVNTFRGCTHACRYCFARPTHEYLDLDAGRDFDTQVVVKLNVAAVLRRELRRRSWSREVVALGTNTDPYQRAEGRYRLMPGVIGALAESRTPFSILTKGTLLRRDLPLLRQAAGQVAVSIGISLAFFDADLQKQIEPGTPSPQARLSLIRDIADAGFAPHVMVAPVIPYLTDSTAHLDDLLGALAEAGASGVTAFPMHLRGATKPWFMEWLAAEHPALVRRYRGLYGRGAYVTAEYSAWLRDRMLPLVQQHGLAGSGGLRRPESGTEDAIVAKPELQQALTLF from the coding sequence ATGCGATGGGCGGACCAGTCGGTGGATGCCGACGACGGGGCATTTCCCGGCTTCGCGCGTTCGGGACTCGTGCGTTCGGTGCGGACCCCGGAGTTCGAGGGGATCACGTTCCACGAGGTGCTGGCCAAGAGTGCGCTCAACCGCGTTCCGGAGGCGTCGCACCTGCCGTTTCGCTTCACTGTCAATACTTTTCGAGGTTGCACTCACGCTTGCCGTTACTGTTTCGCGCGGCCGACCCATGAGTACCTGGACCTCGATGCGGGTCGCGACTTCGACACCCAGGTCGTCGTCAAGCTGAATGTGGCGGCGGTGTTGCGCCGCGAATTGCGCCGCCGGTCGTGGTCACGCGAGGTGGTGGCGCTGGGTACCAACACCGATCCCTATCAGCGGGCCGAGGGGCGCTACCGGCTGATGCCCGGCGTCATCGGGGCGCTGGCCGAGTCGCGGACGCCGTTCTCGATCCTCACCAAGGGCACCCTGCTGCGCCGGGATCTGCCGCTGTTGCGGCAGGCGGCCGGACAGGTTGCGGTGAGCATCGGCATCTCACTGGCCTTCTTCGACGCGGATCTGCAGAAGCAGATCGAACCGGGCACGCCGTCGCCGCAGGCACGGTTGTCGTTGATCCGCGATATCGCCGACGCCGGCTTCGCCCCGCACGTCATGGTGGCGCCGGTGATCCCGTATCTGACCGATTCGACCGCGCACCTCGACGATCTGCTGGGCGCTCTCGCCGAGGCCGGGGCGTCGGGGGTGACGGCGTTCCCCATGCATCTGCGTGGGGCGACCAAACCGTGGTTCATGGAATGGCTGGCCGCCGAGCATCCGGCGCTGGTGCGCCGCTACCGCGGACTCTACGGCCGGGGTGCCTATGTGACGGCCGAGTACTCGGCATGGTTGCGTGACCGCATGCTGCCGTTGGTGCAGCAGCATGGGCTCGCCGGGTCCGGCGGCCTGCGTCGGCCCGAATCTGGGACCGAAGATGCAATTGTCGCCAAACCCGAACTGCAACAAGCACTTACGCTGTTCTGA
- a CDS encoding DUF222 domain-containing protein — protein sequence MWTDIPPGVLGLPDLNGISPDIPEPAVVNDLVVSLGQAERGQCFLSWYTFQVAAELHTRLVAPVADTDLRGIDAYAQCAARIAISLAISHATAEKLLREALALRDRLPRVAECLRDGLLTPGKVSTIITGTDLCEGQPYAGAVDAAIANAVRCRDGVWSRAAIRDLTDRIVFRHDPDAVRERRRRATEDRAIWVDDDGDGMAVLSASMTAENTQIAFAAVHELAACACRHDPRSTRARGSDASFALLTGTRFECLCGRTDCDAVIPEAGMLPAAQARIVIHVVCDEKTLTDPEDTTPGYMNGYGVISADHTRELADRPDTVTRPINPPPTAPESTRPATTEPAPTEPATPVAAEHHPAPTDEIPATTAESEPTQDDPEPRGSRHGMPAPEAETEHEAEVADLAVEPTATTTGHGRGLAAHLPSNPYRPTTALTDYIHSRDGRCTVNRPGFVGGSRTCEGWRAWQHLGSTALS from the coding sequence ATGTGGACAGACATTCCGCCGGGAGTGTTGGGTCTACCCGATCTCAACGGCATCTCCCCCGACATTCCCGAACCGGCTGTGGTGAATGATCTGGTGGTGTCGTTGGGTCAGGCCGAACGCGGTCAGTGCTTTCTATCCTGGTACACATTTCAGGTTGCCGCCGAGTTGCATACCCGGCTGGTGGCGCCGGTCGCAGATACCGACCTGCGCGGTATCGACGCCTACGCCCAATGCGCGGCACGGATCGCGATCTCGCTGGCGATCTCGCACGCCACCGCCGAAAAGCTGCTGCGCGAAGCGCTCGCCCTGCGTGACCGGCTACCCAGGGTCGCCGAATGTCTACGCGACGGTCTGCTCACCCCCGGGAAAGTATCGACCATCATCACCGGCACCGACCTGTGCGAGGGCCAACCCTACGCCGGCGCGGTCGACGCGGCGATCGCCAACGCCGTCCGTTGCCGCGACGGGGTGTGGTCACGAGCAGCCATCCGCGACCTCACCGACCGCATCGTGTTCCGCCACGACCCCGATGCCGTGCGCGAACGGCGTCGACGCGCCACAGAAGACCGCGCCATCTGGGTCGATGACGATGGTGACGGCATGGCGGTGCTGTCGGCGTCGATGACTGCCGAAAACACCCAGATCGCGTTCGCCGCCGTTCACGAGTTGGCGGCATGTGCCTGCCGGCACGACCCGCGCAGCACACGAGCCCGCGGCTCAGACGCCTCGTTCGCACTGTTGACCGGCACCCGCTTCGAATGTCTCTGCGGCCGCACCGACTGCGACGCGGTCATCCCCGAAGCAGGGATGTTGCCGGCCGCACAGGCCCGCATCGTCATCCACGTCGTGTGTGACGAGAAGACCCTCACCGACCCCGAGGACACCACCCCCGGCTATATGAACGGCTACGGCGTCATCTCTGCCGACCACACCCGCGAACTCGCCGACCGCCCCGACACCGTGACCCGGCCCATCAACCCCCCACCCACCGCACCCGAATCGACCCGACCGGCCACCACCGAACCGGCACCGACCGAACCGGCAACGCCGGTGGCCGCCGAGCACCATCCCGCACCCACCGACGAGATCCCGGCCACGACAGCGGAATCCGAGCCCACCCAGGATGATCCGGAGCCACGTGGCTCCCGCCACGGCATGCCTGCACCCGAGGCCGAGACCGAACACGAAGCCGAGGTTGCTGACCTTGCGGTCGAACCCACAGCCACCACTACCGGGCATGGGCGGGGGTTGGCAGCACACCTACCGTCGAACCCCTACCGGCCCACCACGGCGTTGACCGACTACATCCACTCCCGCGACGGCCGGTGCACCGTGAACCGCCCCGGGTTCGTCGGAGGCTCTCGAACCTGTGAAGGATGGAGAGCATGGCAGCACCTCGGAAGTACAGCATTGAGCTGA
- a CDS encoding serine/threonine-protein kinase: MSIEPGSRRMPGPQYLVAGRYRLLSRIGGGGMGTVWLARDQLLDREVAVKQVVSTEGLTEESADNIRQRAMREGRIAAKLSHRNAIAMHDVALDSGEPWLVMEYLPSRSVAQILHSAGTLGVQEAAQIGAQVADAMAEAHAAGIVHRDIKPGNILIATGARNAGLVKITDFGISRAKDDVTLTQAGVITGTPAYFAPEVARGVEPGEPSDVYSLGATVYTMVEGQPPFGTDDNSLVLLHRVARAKINRPQRAGALEPVLMRLLEPSPARRPTMEQARDALAEVAAGSHLTTAQVLTGKITKPGGGAPIWAASSGSTAPRGPSTGAHPPSRDSAAFAPTMTPPPSGSRVSPRTPPLPPSGAYQPVPQQVHTPAPYPGVYAPVPPRKSSSGPLALAVFGFFVALAVVAVLVIALLR; this comes from the coding sequence ATGTCCATCGAGCCGGGTAGTCGCCGCATGCCGGGACCGCAGTACCTGGTGGCCGGACGCTACCGCCTGCTGTCGCGCATCGGTGGCGGCGGCATGGGCACCGTGTGGCTTGCCCGCGATCAACTGCTCGACCGCGAGGTGGCGGTCAAACAGGTCGTGTCCACCGAGGGCCTCACCGAGGAATCGGCCGACAACATCCGCCAGCGCGCGATGCGGGAGGGACGGATCGCCGCCAAACTCTCCCACCGCAATGCCATCGCCATGCACGACGTAGCCCTCGACAGTGGCGAACCGTGGCTGGTGATGGAGTACCTACCCTCCCGCAGCGTCGCCCAGATCCTGCACAGCGCAGGCACTCTCGGAGTGCAGGAGGCCGCCCAGATCGGCGCACAGGTGGCCGACGCGATGGCCGAGGCGCATGCCGCGGGCATCGTGCACCGCGACATCAAGCCGGGCAACATCCTCATCGCCACCGGCGCCCGAAACGCCGGACTGGTCAAGATCACCGACTTCGGTATCTCTCGCGCCAAGGACGACGTGACGCTGACCCAGGCCGGCGTGATCACCGGTACCCCAGCGTATTTCGCGCCCGAGGTGGCGCGCGGCGTCGAACCGGGCGAGCCGTCGGACGTCTACTCCCTCGGCGCCACGGTGTACACGATGGTCGAGGGGCAGCCCCCGTTCGGGACCGATGACAACTCGCTGGTGCTGCTACATCGGGTGGCCCGCGCCAAGATCAACCGGCCGCAGCGGGCCGGCGCCCTCGAACCGGTGCTCATGCGCCTACTCGAACCGAGCCCGGCCCGGCGGCCGACGATGGAACAGGCCCGCGACGCACTCGCCGAGGTTGCCGCCGGCAGCCATCTCACCACCGCGCAGGTCCTCACCGGCAAGATCACCAAACCCGGTGGCGGAGCACCGATCTGGGCCGCATCTTCCGGCAGCACAGCCCCCCGCGGCCCGTCGACGGGAGCGCATCCGCCGTCGCGTGATTCGGCGGCCTTCGCGCCGACGATGACGCCGCCGCCGTCGGGCTCCCGGGTGTCCCCGCGCACCCCGCCGCTACCGCCGAGCGGCGCCTACCAGCCGGTGCCGCAACAGGTTCACACACCGGCGCCGTATCCGGGCGTGTATGCGCCGGTCCCACCGCGCAAGTCGTCGAGCGGTCCGCTCGCGCTCGCCGTGTTCGGCTTCTTCGTCGCCCTCGCCGTGGTGGCTGTCCTCGTGATCGCCCTCCTGCGCTGA
- a CDS encoding IS256 family transposase, whose product MSMALDDKQQGHDDHQLPELAEPRSTAEVAEALAASGMVDELLAQIDTGQVQITGDGGLIPGLIKLALERGLKAELTDHLGYDKGDPAGRELPNARNGSTPKTVASEAGPVELNVPRDRDGTFTPRLVPKGSRRLGGLDDIIISLYAGGMTLRDIQHHLASTIGTDLSHETISKICDEVLDAVDEWQNRPLEALYPVIYLDALVVKVKDGAHVRNKHAHIAIGVDMAGIKHVLGIWIQAEEGARFWAGVCANLANRGVKDVLVVCCDGLTGFPEAIEATWPLATVQTCVVHLIRNAMRFVNYKDRKEVARAIKPIYTAPDVEVARLEWEAFRDSELGVKYPSAAQAFDRAWDRFIPFLAFPPELRKVIYTTNSIESLNYQLRKVIKNRGHFPNDVAVRKLLWLAICDIEDKRARQREKERGKPAATRKAPGRLVEGQVVTNWKQALGQLALAYPDRIEPHLT is encoded by the coding sequence ATGAGCATGGCGTTAGACGACAAGCAGCAGGGCCACGACGATCATCAGTTGCCTGAGCTGGCCGAGCCACGTTCGACTGCGGAGGTGGCCGAGGCGTTGGCGGCTTCGGGCATGGTCGATGAGTTGTTGGCCCAGATCGATACCGGGCAGGTTCAGATCACCGGGGACGGTGGCCTAATTCCGGGTCTGATCAAACTCGCCCTCGAACGTGGGCTGAAAGCCGAACTGACCGATCACCTCGGCTATGACAAGGGCGACCCGGCCGGTCGGGAACTGCCGAATGCCCGCAACGGGTCGACCCCGAAAACGGTCGCCTCCGAAGCCGGTCCGGTCGAGCTGAACGTCCCTCGTGACCGTGACGGCACGTTCACCCCACGTCTGGTCCCCAAGGGGTCGCGCCGGCTCGGTGGCCTCGATGACATCATCATCTCGCTCTATGCCGGCGGCATGACGTTGCGCGATATCCAACACCACCTCGCATCCACAATCGGCACCGATCTGTCCCACGAGACGATCTCCAAGATCTGCGACGAGGTCCTCGACGCGGTCGACGAATGGCAGAACCGGCCGCTGGAGGCGCTGTACCCCGTCATCTATCTCGACGCGTTGGTGGTGAAGGTCAAAGACGGCGCCCACGTCCGAAACAAACACGCCCACATAGCGATTGGCGTCGACATGGCCGGTATCAAGCATGTGTTGGGGATCTGGATACAGGCCGAAGAGGGCGCGAGGTTCTGGGCCGGGGTGTGCGCGAATCTGGCCAACCGCGGCGTCAAAGACGTGCTGGTCGTGTGCTGTGACGGGCTCACCGGATTCCCCGAGGCGATCGAGGCGACCTGGCCGCTGGCCACCGTGCAGACGTGTGTGGTGCATCTGATCCGCAACGCGATGCGGTTCGTCAACTACAAAGACCGCAAGGAGGTGGCCCGGGCGATCAAACCGATCTACACAGCCCCGGATGTCGAGGTCGCCCGCCTCGAGTGGGAGGCCTTCCGCGACTCGGAGTTGGGTGTCAAATACCCCAGTGCAGCACAGGCTTTCGACCGGGCGTGGGACCGTTTCATCCCCTTCTTGGCGTTCCCACCCGAACTGCGCAAGGTCATTTACACCACGAACTCGATCGAGTCGCTGAACTATCAATTACGTAAGGTCATCAAGAACCGCGGCCATTTCCCGAATGACGTCGCGGTCCGCAAGCTGCTGTGGCTGGCGATCTGCGACATCGAGGACAAACGCGCCCGGCAACGCGAGAAGGAACGCGGCAAGCCCGCCGCCACCCGCAAAGCCCCCGGACGACTCGTCGAGGGACAGGTCGTGACGAACTGGAAACAGGCCCTCGGCCAACTCGCCCTGGCCTACCCCGACCGCATCGAACCCCACCTCACCTAG